The nucleotide sequence GTGCTCCTTGAGACGATGGTGTATTTACTAAAATCCTTCCTGCATTCATAATTGAAGAGAAATATTCTATCTTTTTTTCTTCTTCCGAAAAAATGCTCACAGTGTGCCCAAGTCCACCGTGTTCGTTAATTTTCAGGCATTGCTGAATTGCTTCATCAAAATTTTCGACTTCATAAAATCCAAGAATTGGTGCTAAAATTTCTAAGGAAAGAGGATAATTTATTCCAACCTCACTTAGTGGAGCAATCAAAACGCTGGTATCTTCCGGCACGCTAATATTTGCCATTTCTGCAATTCTAAACGCAGATTGTCCTATCACTTCAGCATTCATAACTTTTTGCGTTTTATTGAAAGCTATTTTTTCTAGCTTCTGAATTTCATCTTCCGAAAGAAAATATGCTTTTCTTCTTTTGAATTCTTCTACAACTTCCGTTGAATTTCTTTTCGAAACAACTACAGATTGTTCGCTGGCGCAAATAGTTCCATTATCGAAAGTTTTTGAGAGCAAAATTTGATCGACTGCAAAAGGGACATTGCAACTTTTTCCAATATAGACAGGTACATTTCCAGGTCCGACACCTATCGCAGGATTTCCAGAACTGTATGCAGATTTTACTAATGATACCGAGCCGGTGGCTAAGACTAATGCAATCTTTTTGTGCCCCATCATTTCTAAGGTTTGTTCTTTTGTCGAACGCCTCACCCACTGGATACAATTTTCGGGAGCACCAGCCTCCAAAGCCGCCTGATAGCAAATTTTGGCTGCCTCATTCGAGCATTTTCTGGCTGCACCATGAGGTCTTATAATTATTGAATTTCGAGTTTTTATTGCAATTAAAATTTTAAACAAAACTGTAGATGTTGGATTTGTTACAGGTGTTACTGCAAAAATAGGACCTTTTGGCTGCGCATATTCAACAATTTCATTTTCAGTATCTTCATAAATTACACCTACAGTTTTTCTATCTTTTATATCTGAATAAACCGACCAGCTTGCAATAATATTTTTCTCCACTTTGTCTTCCCACTTTCCTAAATTGGTTTCCTTAAAAGCCATTTTTGCCAAAATTATTCTATTATCAAAAGCAGCTTCATACACACGCCTTACAATTTTGTCGGTTTGTTTCTGTGTTAATTGCCGAAATTTGGCTGCAGCTTTATTGGCATTCTCAACTATCTCGTTTACATTAAGTATTTTCATGTGTCTGATATTTAACAGCTTAACTGAACATATTTATTGTTTTATTTAGTTCATTTGAAATTTAAGTCTCAAATTTAGTTTTTTTGATTATCGTAAAAAGCTTCATAAGATTTGTTTAATGAAATATCTGAAATTTGCAAACTATCAATTATTTTGATTTGCCCAGTTTTGATTTGCTATTTCATTTAATAATTTATTGAAATAGCTTTCTATATCGGTTTTTATTTTGGGTCTTTTCAAAACATTTTTGTAACCGTAGATTGGAAATCCTTGATATGAACTACCCTTAAAATATACTTTATAGCCATAATAATCAGTAGCATACATTTCAATATCTACAATTTCAAGTTTTATTATTTCATCTCTAAAACTGAAATTTATTGAATAAATAGCTTCAATATTTACATCGGTACCTGAGCTTCTGATACTTAATAATTTTAGAGTATGTGTTTTTAGTTTGATAAATTCGCCATCAATCGTTTCTTTCAATGTATCATTAGAGTTTTGGTAGGTCTCTATTATATAATTCAAAGTGCTATCATAAAGATATTTCGCAGTTTTTCGTTCAACTTTGATAAAAACAAAAGTTTTTCTCAGATCGTTCAAATTTTTCAGTCCATCGGGTGTTACAATTATTTTTTGTCCGTATGTAATTGTATATAAAATAATTAAAGATAATGTAAATAACTTTTTCATGTATAAGTTTAAGAATTGATACTATTAGTTTTTCGCATTTCAAATTTTTTCAAAGTGCATAAATAATAAATTTTAATTTAAATAATTTATTTATATCAGTGTCCGAAAACGGACACAAATAAACTATAAATGAAACACTTTCTTTTTTGAAAACACTTTACTCTCGCATAACAGTCTAAATATTTGCAGTTTATAATTTTTGGCATAAGTTTAGTTAAGTCGAAGCCCGAGTTTAATTATTATTATTTAAAATTTATTAAAAAAGC is from Bacteroidota bacterium and encodes:
- a CDS encoding aldehyde dehydrogenase family protein codes for the protein MKILNVNEIVENANKAAAKFRQLTQKQTDKIVRRVYEAAFDNRIILAKMAFKETNLGKWEDKVEKNIIASWSVYSDIKDRKTVGVIYEDTENEIVEYAQPKGPIFAVTPVTNPTSTVLFKILIAIKTRNSIIIRPHGAARKCSNEAAKICYQAALEAGAPENCIQWVRRSTKEQTLEMMGHKKIALVLATGSVSLVKSAYSSGNPAIGVGPGNVPVYIGKSCNVPFAVDQILLSKTFDNGTICASEQSVVVSKRNSTEVVEEFKRRKAYFLSEDEIQKLEKIAFNKTQKVMNAEVIGQSAFRIAEMANISVPEDTSVLIAPLSEVGINYPLSLEILAPILGFYEVENFDEAIQQCLKINEHGGLGHTVSIFSEEEKKIEYFSSIMNAGRILVNTPSSQGALGGTFNALQPSLTLACGSGGKNITTDNISVRHLLNIQRIARRRVNECYTCTKKYCTDEAINASLLDEKCQKNLK